TCGTTTTTCACCTGGTCGAAATACACGAAGTAGGGGTTGCGGCGGTTGTAGGCATTGTATACGCTGAAAGTCAGGTCCGACTCCGGGAACCAGCGCGTGGGCAGTAGCTTCCAGACCAGGCCCAGATCGAGGCGGTGGTAGGGCGCCAGGCGGTAGCCGTTGCGGTTCGGGTAAACGGGCACCGGGTCGGCATCGGCCCCGTAGATATCCTGAAAAACAAAGCGTGCCAGGGGCAGCGTGGTAGGATTACCGGAGCTGAAGGTGAGGGCGCCCGTTAGGTTTACGCGCTTGGAAAGCTGGTGCAGGCCCACCACCGTCAGGCTATGGCGCCGGTCGTAGGTGGGGTAAAACAGCTCGCCATTGTTGATGCCGGAGGTGCCGCGCTGGGCCGGGAAGCGGCGCTTGGTCCAGGCCAGCGTGTAGCCAATCCAGCCGGTGGTGCGGCCCGTTTTCTTTTCCAGGTACAGCTCATTGCCGTAGGCGAAGCCCTTCCCAAACAGGAATTCCGCATCCAGCTCGGGGTTCACGAACAGCTGGGCCCCGTCCCGAAAGTCCACCTGATTGCGGGACCATTTGTAATACACTTCATCAGACAGCAGATAAGTGCCGCCGCCAAACAGAAAGCTAAGCCCGGTAGAAACCTGCTGGCTGCGCTGGGGCTTCACCGAGAGCCGCGAAGGGTACCAGATATCCGTGGGCAGGGAGGCGCCGGAGTTAGTAACCAGGTGCAGGTATTGGTACATCAGCGCGTAGCTGCCTTTCAGGGCAAGCTTGGGCGAAAGGGTATAGCGGGCCGATAGGCGCGGCTCCAGCCCGCCGTAAGCTTCGGTGCCGCTCCGGAAGCCTGTCAGGCGCAGGCCATATTCCAGCTGCCACCGGTCCGAGGCCCGGAAATTATCCGTGGCATACAGCCCGCCTTCCTGCCCCGAGTAGGTTACATCCTGCCCAAAATTCAGGCGCCCATCGGTAGAGCCGGCTTTCAGGCGGCCCACCCCAAAGTGGTGCTGCGTGCCCATGGCCCCAAACCGGATAGTATGCCGCTCCGAGGGCGTGTACTCAAAGTCCGTTTTCAGGGAGTAGTCCTGAATGGTGGAGGCCAGGTTGAAGCTGAACTGGTCCAGCTTGTTGGTAATGCTGTACTGGTAGTGCGTGAAAGCGGCCGTGGTATTGGCATACAGCCGCTTGTTGAACACGTGGTTCCAGCGGGTGGCAGCCACCCCGTTGCCCCAGTTAAAATTGAAGTTGAAGCCGTTGGTGGAGTTGAAGCCAAACTTATCCTGCCCGTAGTAGCCCGTGAGATACACCCGATCCTTCTCGCCCAGGGTGTAGTTGGCCTTGGCGTTGAAATCGTAGAAATAATAATCCGGAATAGGGTTGAAGTCGGGGTCGTCGGCGTTGGCTTTGTTGATCTGGCGGGTGAAGATGTCGAAGTAAGTGCGGCGGCCGGAGAGCAGAAAGGAGCCTTTGTTCTTGACAATGGGCGCTTCCACCGTCAGGCGGGAGGAAATCAGCCCCAGGCCGCCCGTTACGCTGGGCTTCTGGTTGTTGCCCTCGCGCAGCTTGACATCCACTACGGAGGAAAGCCGACCGCCGTACTGGGCTGGAAAGCCGCCTTTGTACAGGTCCACACTTTGCACGGCATCCGAATTAAACACCGAAAACAGCCCGAACAGGTGATTGGGGTTGTACACCACCGCATCATCCAGCAAAACCAGGTTCTGGTCAGGGGAGCCGCCGCGCACAAACAGGCCGGAGGTACCTTCGCCGCCGTTCTGCACGCCGGGTTTCAGCTGCAGCGTTTTCAGGATATCCACCTCGCCAAACAGGGCCGGCAGCAGCTTGGCTTCCTTGGCCGTGAGGCGCTCCACGCTCATCTGGGTGGTTTGCAGCTTCTGCTCCAGCGTACCCGATGACTCTACTATCACCTCGCCCAGCTCATTGCCGGCCAGGGCCAGCTGCAGATTCAGCTGCTGGTCGGCCCGCAGGTTCACGGTGCGCGTCAGGGTTTGATAGCCGATAAAGGAAACCACCAGCTCGTGGCGGCCGGCCGGCAGCACCAATAGATACTTGCCGTTAGCATCGGCCGTAACGCCGGTGTTTAGCGCCGGCACAGCTACGGAGGCGCCCGGCAGGGTTTCAGCATTGCTGAGCACCTTGCCTTGCAGCGTGTAGGTGCGCTGTTGGGCCAGCACAAAAAAGGGAAGCAGCCAAATCCCACAGGCCACCCATAAACATCGAAACACGGAAACAGGCATCAGCAGCACGGTATATCACAAAGCACCGCAAAGGTAGCCGAAAGGCTTTACCCAGGGTGGTCCTCTGTGAAATGCTGGCAGCGCCCGAATGTTTTCAAATTTAGCCGGCCTGCATATAGGGCTGCACCACCTGCGCCAATTGCTGCGCCGGCACCACGCCCGCCTGCCGCCACACCGGCTGCCCTTTATGAAACAGAATCAGGGTGGGAATACTCTGCACCCGGAACTGCTGGGCCGCCGCCTGGTTGCGGTCTACATCCACTTTTATCACCTTCAGCTTGCCCTGGTGCTGGGCCGCTACCTGCTGCAGAATGGGCGCCATGGTTTTGCAGGGGCCGCACCAATCGGCATAAAAATCGACTAGGACCGGCATGCCGGGGCTATTGATGAGTTCGGAGAATGATTTCTTAGGCATGGCGGCTACTATTTACAAGGCGAATACTGGGTACTGGCTCGGCAGGGAGCCACGGGCACAAAAAAAGCGTCCGGAACTCTCTGGCTCCAGACGCTTTATACGGGTATTCTGAAAAAGCTACTTGCCCTTCTTTTCCACTACGGTCACTTCGTTGCCGGTTTCGGGGAATTGAAAGCGGCCCCCCACTACTTTTTTGCCGGCCACCTGGCACTCCCAGGTATAGCGGCCGGGCGTAGTGCGGGCGGCCTCATTGTTGTCTGACTTGAAGTAGTCGCCGTTCAGAGGGTCGGCGGGGTACATCACGTCCACGCCATTCTGGCCCTTTTCAATGTCTTTTACCAGGATGTACTGTTTGCCGTTATCATTGGTCACGATAAACTTGGCGGTATAGGTACCCAGCTGGCCGTATTTATCCATTACACCCAGCTTAATGTAGGCGTCCGTGGATACCATCCAGGTTTGTGCCTGGGCGCTGGTGGCGCGGAAAGCCAGCAGCAGCAGCAGCAGGCCAGCTACGCGCAGCACACGGGTTAAGGATGAGGAATTGTTGCGGGTAGAAGTTTGCATGGTGCGAGTAAATAAGAGTGTGACAAGCGGAAGCGGCAGGACGCCAGAAGAGCAATTAAAAGCTGGCTGAAGCATGAGAATGCGAAGCAAATACATACTCTGGCCAACCAAATATAAAAAGCCAACTCAGTAATTCACAATGATTTCAATGGAATTTTTTTGACATGCTACTAAATCTGTAATATTTGCTATCAGCCTGATAATCTGCTTTAAGACGTTTTTTTGCCTGATAATCTGGGTTGGCTACCGGAAATCGGGCAAAGCGACACGCAGGCGGTTTTTGTCTGATTTCTACAAAAGTCCTACTTCCGGCCGCACAGCGTACAGCTAGGGTGCCTCATCGGCCAACCGACATTTCTGAAACCGGAGGCAGGCGGTTGTAGCTTTGCCGCCACCGGTACTTCGCCTGAACCATTTGCTATGAGCCGCACCTTCGTGCCTTTTGCCCAACTTCGCCGGCAGCTTACTATTGTAGTGGATAGCGTAGGCCTCGGCGCGGCCCTCACGCTGGCGCACTGGCGCGGAGCCGCTACTCCAGAGGCCCTGCGCGATGATACCAGCGCCGGCTCCGTGCTGCGGGCCCTGCACGAGCCTGCCACGCCGGAACTGGCGGCCGCCGCCGTAACGGCCAATCATTTTGATGTGGATGGCTTTGTAGGCGTGTGGAGCCTGCTGCATCCGGAGCTGGCCCTCCGGCATGAGTCTCTGCTGCGGCTGGTAGCCACGCTCGGCGACTTCCGCGAAATTGACTGGCAGCATCCTCTGGCCGACCAGGCCCTGCAGCTGGTGTGCTGGCTGAATGCCGAAGAAAAAGCCCGGTTCTACGAGCCCTTCGGGGCGCCGGCCCGCCGCCGGCGCGAGGATGAAGCTTCGGCGGAGAAATTCGAGTGGTTTTTGCCCCGCTTCGCGGAAATGCTGGACAACCCGGATGCTGGCCGCACGGCCTGGGAGCCGGAGTACACACGGGTAAAGCAGGCCGTGGCCATCATGCAAAGCCCGGCCACCACAAGCACGCGTTACCCGGAAATTGGGCTGATTGTGGTGCGCACCCCGCAGCCGCTGCCGTATTACGCCCTGTTTGGCCCCACCGCCGGCACCGATATGGTGCTGAGCCTGTACGATGGGCAGCGCTACGAATTCGAGTACAAATACACCACCTGGATTGACCTGGAAAGCCGCCCCACGCTGCCGCGCCTGCGCCTGGATGCGCTGGCCCAGCGCCTCAATGCCCTGGAAACCCCGCCCCGCCGCTGGACTTTTGATGGCATTACGGACACCGGCCCGCTGCTGCGCCTGAGCGGCAAAGGCCTCAGCAAAGCCCAGCGCTACGCCGACCCCGACCAACGACCCATCTATGCTTCTTCCATTGCTCCGGAAACGATGGAAGCGGAAGTAGTGGCGTTTTTTCGCGCCGGCTACGCCGGCATCGAGCCTAAACGGTACTGGACCTGGGCAGAAATCCGGGCGGCCAGCGAAACCGTCTAAACTTCCTCGCCAAAGCCCAGCACCTGAATGGAGCTGAACCCGCCCGCGCCCTTCCGGATGTTGATCTGCGTGGTGACGCGCTCCTTCAGCGCCTCCACGTGGGAAATGATGCCGATGGTTTTGCCCGTGCCCTGCAGCATTTCCAGCGCCGAAAGCGCCACGTCCAGCGTATCGGGGTCTAGCGTACCGAAGCCCTCGTCAATGAACAGGGTATCAATCTGCGTTTTGCGCCCGGCCAGCTCCGAGAGGCCCAGCGCCAGCGCCAGGCTCACCAGAAAACTCTCGCCACCGGAAAGCGAGTTCATGGTGCGCACGCTGCTGGCTTGGTAATCGTCCTGAATCAGCAAATCGAGGTGCTGCTCGGGGTTGCGCAGGATGCGGTAGCGGTCCGTGAAACGGTGCAGGTGGCGGTTGGCCAGGTCGATAAGGCGCGCCAGCGTAAGGCCCTGGGCAAACTCGCTGAACTTCTTGCCATCGGCCGAGCCGATGAGCTCCGCGAGCTGCCGCCAGCGGCGGGCTTCCTGCTGCTGCTTTTCCAGCTCCAGGGCCAGGGCGGCATGGCGCTCCAGGCCTGACTGGTGGCTGCCCAGCCGTTCCTGCCGCTGGCCCAGCTGCTGATTGAGTGCGGCCAGCTGCTGGTTGGTGGTGGTTAATTGCGCTTCCAGCTGCTCCAAGGGCTCAGGGCTGAGGGCGCGGGCATCTTCCTGCTGCAGCTGCTGCGTGATGTCGGCCAGGGCGTGCTGGGCCGCGGCTACTTCCTGCTCGTGCTGGCGCAGCTGATCGGCCAGTTGGCGCATCTCGTGGTCGTCGAGGAGCAATGCCGGTAGGGTGGCCGGATCGGGGGCCAGACCAGCGCCGGTGAGAGCCGCCACTAACTCGTCGTGCTGCTGCTGGCGCTGCTGCTGCTGGCGTTGGGCATCCTGCTCGCGCTGGCGAAGGGCGGCGGTAGCCAAAGCCAGGGCTGTTTCCTGCTCCTGTTCCAGCTGCTGCCTGCGTTCCATCTCCCGGGCTGCCTGCTCTACAGTCGCCGCCAGTTGCTGAAGTGCGGCCGTCACGTCAGGGCCGGCAAACAACTGCTGCCGTTGCTTCTGCTGCGCCTGAATGGCGGCGTGCTGCTCCACTAACGCCTGTTTACGGGCCGACAACCAAGCTTGCAGCTGCCCCTTCTCGGCTTCGGCTTTGGCTGCCGCGGCTTTCAACTCACCCAACT
The Hymenobacter sp. DG25B genome window above contains:
- the trxA gene encoding thioredoxin translates to MPKKSFSELINSPGMPVLVDFYADWCGPCKTMAPILQQVAAQHQGKLKVIKVDVDRNQAAAQQFRVQSIPTLILFHKGQPVWRQAGVVPAQQLAQVVQPYMQAG
- a CDS encoding DUF6687 family protein: MSRTFVPFAQLRRQLTIVVDSVGLGAALTLAHWRGAATPEALRDDTSAGSVLRALHEPATPELAAAAVTANHFDVDGFVGVWSLLHPELALRHESLLRLVATLGDFREIDWQHPLADQALQLVCWLNAEEKARFYEPFGAPARRRREDEASAEKFEWFLPRFAEMLDNPDAGRTAWEPEYTRVKQAVAIMQSPATTSTRYPEIGLIVVRTPQPLPYYALFGPTAGTDMVLSLYDGQRYEFEYKYTTWIDLESRPTLPRLRLDALAQRLNALETPPRRWTFDGITDTGPLLRLSGKGLSKAQRYADPDQRPIYASSIAPETMEAEVVAFFRAGYAGIEPKRYWTWAEIRAASETV
- a CDS encoding TonB-dependent receptor; translation: MLAQQRTYTLQGKVLSNAETLPGASVAVPALNTGVTADANGKYLLVLPAGRHELVVSFIGYQTLTRTVNLRADQQLNLQLALAGNELGEVIVESSGTLEQKLQTTQMSVERLTAKEAKLLPALFGEVDILKTLQLKPGVQNGGEGTSGLFVRGGSPDQNLVLLDDAVVYNPNHLFGLFSVFNSDAVQSVDLYKGGFPAQYGGRLSSVVDVKLREGNNQKPSVTGGLGLISSRLTVEAPIVKNKGSFLLSGRRTYFDIFTRQINKANADDPDFNPIPDYYFYDFNAKANYTLGEKDRVYLTGYYGQDKFGFNSTNGFNFNFNWGNGVAATRWNHVFNKRLYANTTAAFTHYQYSITNKLDQFSFNLASTIQDYSLKTDFEYTPSERHTIRFGAMGTQHHFGVGRLKAGSTDGRLNFGQDVTYSGQEGGLYATDNFRASDRWQLEYGLRLTGFRSGTEAYGGLEPRLSARYTLSPKLALKGSYALMYQYLHLVTNSGASLPTDIWYPSRLSVKPQRSQQVSTGLSFLFGGGTYLLSDEVYYKWSRNQVDFRDGAQLFVNPELDAEFLFGKGFAYGNELYLEKKTGRTTGWIGYTLAWTKRRFPAQRGTSGINNGELFYPTYDRRHSLTVVGLHQLSKRVNLTGALTFSSGNPTTLPLARFVFQDIYGADADPVPVYPNRNGYRLAPYHRLDLGLVWKLLPTRWFPESDLTFSVYNAYNRRNPYFVYFDQVKNEDKSEVTGYRARQVSLFPVIPSVTYNFKF